The Montipora foliosa isolate CH-2021 chromosome 1, ASM3666993v2, whole genome shotgun sequence genome has a window encoding:
- the LOC138009101 gene encoding uncharacterized protein codes for MEDVQRDDNSVKFYTGLPSLSCLLVLFNFLKPIANGMKYWDGKSKTRTEKYQENTDKEIKVEKPSAPSSQKVTWSDYKSHNTFKLLVRITPSGAFSFISDLYSGAISDSAITIKSGLLEQLEPMDDVMTDRGFNLRDLITKKKATLNIPPFAKGKQLSTKACTRTRRIASLRIHV; via the exons ATGGAGGACGTGCAACGAGACGATAATTCAGTCAAGTTTTACACTGGCTTGCCTTCACTTTCATGTCTTCTCGTGTTATTTAATTTCCTGAAGCCTATTGCAAATGGCATGAAGTACTGGGATGGAAAGAGCAAGACACGAACGGAGAAGTATCAG GAGAACACGGACAAGG AAATAAAGGTTGAGAAACCCAGTGCTCCCTCTTCCCAAAAAGTCACTTGGAGTGATTACAAAAGCCACAATACATTCAAACTACTTGTTAGAATTACCCCTTCGGGAGCATTTAGTTTTATCTCTGACCTTTATTCTGGTGCAATATCTGACAGTGCAATAACTATCAAGTCAGGGTTACTAGAACAGTTAGAGCCCATGGATGATGTCATGACTGATCGAGGATTTAACTTGAGAGACCTCATTACCAAGAAAAAGGCAACATTAAACATACCCCCATTTGCCAAGGGAAAGCAGTTGTCAACTAAAGCATGTACTAGAACAAGACGGATAGCTTCTCTAAGAATTCATGTGTAG
- the LOC138009110 gene encoding uncharacterized protein: protein MLSFDVVSLFTAIPVKKACDYIKNKLDCDESLHLRTKLDTTDIISLLNFVLSNNYFVYNDSVYKQIHGYAMGSPVSPVVANLCMEAIEEMAINTTPVPPKVWKRYVDDSFCIIKRNAVDSFHNTLNSIDQHISFTIEEENNNQIAFLDALVTRKDNDLIIEVYRKPTHTDRYLDFFSHHDKRHKTSTAETLLHRATNLPSTKQGKEKELIHVIDALRSNNYPQNVISNILKKKSSTQRTNPIPTPEELVCMFFKWVAPSEFSSYAVLPYINGISQPLTRLLKKHDIRVVSKPFKTLQEEFPSPKSRPPNLTWFTKYLVPTAHGVMLARLADSLKPEKKNI from the coding sequence ATGCTGTCCTTTGATGTGGTATCGCTCTTCACAGCCATTCCTGTCAAGAAAGCCTGTgattacataaaaaataaactGGATTGTGATGAATCACTACACTTACGCACAAAACTTGACACTACTGATATAATCTCTTTGTTGAACTTTGTCCTATCCAATAACTACTTCGTCTACAATGACAGTGTTTATAAACAGATCCATGGTTATGCCATGGGCAGCCCTGTCAGTCCCGTGGTTGCCAATTTATGTATGGAAGCAATCGAGGAGATGGCCATCAACACAACTCCCGTTCCACCTAAAGTATGGAAACGATATGTTGACGATAGTTTCTGTATCATTAAAAGAAACGCCGTTGACTCTTTCCATAACACACTCAACAGTATCgatcaacacatctcctttaccatcgaagaagaaaacaataaccagaTCGCCTTTCTGGACGCTTTGGTTACTCGCAAGGATAATGATCTCATTATTGAGGTTTACCGTAAACCAACCCACACTGATAGGTATCTAGATTTCTTCTCCCATCATGACAAACGACACAAGACCAGTACAGCTGAGACTTTGTTACATCGCGCAACTAATCTCCCGagcacaaaacaaggaaaagagaaagaacttaTTCATGTTATCGACGCTCTACGATCTAACAATTACCCCCAAAATGTTATCTCCAACattctaaagaagaaatcttctaCTCAGCGAACAAATCCCATCCCAACACCTGAGGAacttgtttgcatgttttttaaatgggttGCACCCTCCGAATTCTCCAGTTATGCAGTCCTCCCCTATATTAATGGCATTTCTCAGCCTCTAACTAGACTCCTTAAAAAACATGATATTCGAGTTGTCAGCAAGCCATTCAAGACTTTACAAGAGGAGTTTCCCTCTCCTAAGTCCCGCCCTCCTAACCTAACGTGgtttacaaaatatcttgtgccGACTGCCCATGGAGTTATGTTGGCGAGACTGGCAGATTCtttgaaaccagaaaaaaagaacatatga